Proteins encoded within one genomic window of Mycoplasma phocoenae:
- a CDS encoding MHJ_0274 family protein, translating into MIETILLSDVQNPYTDDNGGFLTRNIGILLLAILLGLIFIFVVYKTIKGMYSKKKAVIAKKRQNEINKELYREYIVAICEIIRYSQKQIDDFEVSIGQYKMSEVNNGGVKLIHKLLNRDDFKDFRENDSYEDFVAKLETFTRFKPTVWKSKLLSEINYFENLESKLEKDTKYFEYQNKIRKSIEEKYYE; encoded by the coding sequence ATAGAAACAATATTATTGAGCGATGTGCAAAATCCTTATACCGATGACAATGGAGGTTTTCTTACAAGAAACATCGGTATATTACTTTTAGCTATACTTCTTGGGCTTATATTCATTTTTGTTGTGTACAAAACAATCAAGGGAATGTATTCAAAGAAAAAAGCTGTTATCGCAAAAAAAAGACAAAACGAAATAAACAAGGAACTTTACCGTGAATATATTGTTGCGATTTGCGAAATTATTCGTTATTCACAAAAACAAATTGATGATTTTGAAGTAAGTATTGGACAATATAAAATGAGTGAAGTAAACAACGGTGGGGTTAAATTAATTCACAAACTATTGAATCGAGATGATTTTAAAGACTTTAGAGAAAATGATTCATATGAAGACTTTGTTGCTAAGTTAGAAACATTCACACGCTTCAAGCCAACAGTTTGAAAAAGTAAACTATTATCTGAAATAAATTATTTTGAAAATTTAGAATCAAAATTAGAAAAAGATACAAAATATTTTGAATACCAAAACAAAATAAGAAAAAGTATAGAGGAAAAATATTATGAGTAA
- the pgsA gene encoding CDP-diacylglycerol--glycerol-3-phosphate 3-phosphatidyltransferase translates to MSKKFNKKIPNYLTIARILFAIIFIIIMSVMQGVSIHGTAFFILYWINVVIFAVAMVTDFADGYLARKYDAVSTFGKIFDPIADKIMTVSMMLFLILTQFSYIPLIVLIIVRDIIVDGSRMFAVSRNINVAASWWGKIKTILVSLALLCVSLSAPFLYNNADTWSLNQLYINIPLMAGCLVSWISGTIYISKYLKGIKQTNVLIETEQTNNDIE, encoded by the coding sequence ATGAGTAAAAAATTCAATAAAAAAATTCCTAACTATTTAACAATTGCAAGAATTTTATTCGCAATAATATTCATTATAATCATGAGTGTTATGCAGGGCGTTTCAATTCATGGCACAGCATTCTTTATCTTATACTGAATCAACGTTGTTATATTCGCAGTAGCAATGGTAACAGATTTTGCTGACGGATACCTAGCGCGTAAATATGACGCTGTATCAACTTTCGGAAAAATATTTGATCCAATTGCGGATAAAATCATGACTGTATCAATGATGTTATTCTTAATCTTAACTCAATTCAGTTACATTCCATTAATCGTTCTTATCATTGTCAGAGACATTATTGTTGATGGTTCAAGAATGTTTGCGGTATCACGTAATATCAACGTAGCTGCTTCATGATGAGGAAAAATTAAAACTATATTAGTTTCATTGGCATTATTATGCGTATCGCTTTCTGCACCATTCTTATACAACAACGCAGATACATGATCACTAAATCAACTATATATTAACATTCCTTTAATGGCGGGTTGCTTGGTATCATGAATAAGCGGTACAATTTATATATCTAAATATTTAAAAGGTATAAAACAAACTAATGTTTTAATAGAAACCGAACAAACAAACAACGATATTGAATAA
- the rpsI gene encoding 30S ribosomal protein S9, with product MADLKYYGLGRRKSSVARVYVKPGTGKFLINKVEAREYLKSDILLKDALQPFGLTETVGKFDIVANVNGGGLSGQAGAIRLGIARALLEASADYRPALKAAGMLTRDARAKERKKFGLRKARRARQFSKR from the coding sequence ATGGCAGATTTAAAATACTATGGACTAGGACGTCGTAAAAGTTCAGTAGCTAGAGTTTACGTTAAACCAGGAACAGGAAAATTCCTAATTAACAAAGTAGAAGCTAGAGAATATTTAAAAAGTGATATCTTATTAAAAGATGCTTTACAACCATTTGGATTAACAGAAACAGTTGGTAAATTTGACATAGTTGCTAACGTTAATGGTGGAGGGCTATCAGGACAAGCTGGGGCTATTAGATTAGGTATTGCCCGTGCATTATTAGAAGCTAGCGCAGATTACCGTCCAGCTTTAAAAGCAGCTGGAATGTTAACACGTGATGCTAGAGCTAAAGAACGTAAAAAATTCGGACTACGTAAAGCACGTCGTGCAAGACAATTCTCAAAACGTTAA
- the rplM gene encoding 50S ribosomal protein L13, translating to MRQTTIIKHLEVEKKWYIIDAKGQVLGRLSAQVASILRGKNKPTFTPNVDMGDNVIIINAQEVVLTANKEQDKMYYSHSGYPGGLKEINAKDLRAKKPTALVEKAIKGMLPHTKLGRKQFKNLYVYAGSEHKHEAQQPIAIEVK from the coding sequence ATGCGTCAAACAACAATTATTAAACACTTAGAAGTGGAAAAAAAATGATACATCATTGATGCTAAAGGACAAGTATTAGGTCGTTTAAGCGCTCAAGTTGCATCAATCCTTAGAGGAAAAAATAAACCAACATTTACTCCAAACGTTGACATGGGGGACAATGTTATTATCATTAATGCTCAAGAAGTTGTTCTTACAGCCAACAAAGAGCAAGATAAAATGTACTACTCACACTCAGGATACCCTGGTGGATTAAAAGAAATTAACGCTAAAGATTTAAGAGCTAAAAAACCAACAGCTCTAGTTGAAAAAGCGATTAAAGGAATGCTACCACATACAAAATTAGGTAGAAAACAATTCAAAAATTTATACGTGTATGCAGGTTCAGAACACAAACACGAAGCACAACAACCAATAGCAATCGAGGTTAAATAA
- a CDS encoding 16S rRNA (uracil(1498)-N(3))-methyltransferase produces the protein MMRFIVEKKLNSDFFELTKETLKHMKVARQINKHFICVFEEEFYECVLEQEKAKIIQKLNLNHEYEKPVALAIPLISWKNFELVLQKATELGVTEFYPFISQYCELKETDFERKRDRFEKIIFEASQQSFRNRQPFLNKIKKFDKIITLEFKNKYLAHEKTSAANIASYPSDSLFVIGPEGGFSDTEVNLALQNNFTILKLTKTILRAETACLYVLSRVNE, from the coding sequence ATGATGCGTTTTATTGTAGAAAAAAAACTAAATAGCGATTTCTTTGAATTAACAAAAGAAACATTAAAACATATGAAAGTGGCAAGACAAATCAATAAACATTTCATATGCGTATTTGAAGAAGAATTTTATGAATGCGTTTTAGAGCAGGAAAAAGCCAAAATTATTCAAAAACTTAATTTAAATCATGAATATGAAAAACCCGTTGCCTTAGCAATACCATTAATTAGTTGAAAAAATTTTGAATTAGTTTTACAAAAAGCAACTGAGCTTGGTGTTACAGAATTTTATCCTTTCATAAGTCAATATTGTGAACTGAAAGAGACTGATTTCGAAAGAAAAAGAGACCGTTTTGAGAAGATAATTTTCGAAGCTTCACAACAATCATTTAGAAATCGTCAACCTTTTTTAAATAAAATAAAAAAATTTGATAAAATAATAACACTAGAATTTAAAAATAAATATCTAGCTCACGAAAAAACTAGCGCAGCAAATATTGCATCATATCCGAGTGATTCATTATTTGTTATAGGTCCCGAAGGTGGCTTTTCAGATACTGAAGTCAACCTTGCGCTGCAAAACAACTTTACAATTCTTAAATTAACAAAAACAATTCTTAGGGCAGAGACTGCCTGTTTATATGTTTTGTCAAGAGTTAATGAATAA
- the ftsZ gene encoding cell division protein FtsZ, giving the protein MEDNILTSIAKIKVLGVGGAGNNSIRSLINSVNVEGVSFIAINTDKQALKNIANDELILQIGNEHGRGAGAKPEIGKESALTSEQEIKKRISNTELVIIAAGMGGGTGTGASPEIARMAKEQGALTLAVITTPFEFEGHKRMRVAKQGLEELKKHVDGYIIVSNEKLINAFGELPLNDSWKYSNKTLKQLIRSIIDITTMPSAINLDFADLQSLILNNPGEIVVGIGKASGTDKAQVAVTNALKSPVLETNIIGAKECMVHVAIGSNGTLNDIKTVANTVKEIIGQDVEIMFGYHQIADKNKESADSLTVTIIAAGINSDVPKSTQQIHEEVNAKILNSNIQFESESTREISLNASNANDYIANNFADTNDFTNENLLEDVFG; this is encoded by the coding sequence ATGGAAGATAATATACTAACTAGTATAGCTAAAATAAAAGTATTAGGTGTCGGTGGAGCTGGCAACAACTCAATACGGAGTTTGATCAACTCAGTAAATGTAGAAGGTGTTAGTTTTATTGCAATTAATACAGATAAACAAGCATTAAAAAACATCGCCAATGACGAACTGATCCTTCAAATTGGTAATGAACACGGACGCGGCGCAGGAGCTAAACCAGAAATTGGTAAAGAATCTGCTTTAACAAGTGAACAAGAAATTAAAAAAAGAATTAGTAATACTGAATTAGTTATTATCGCGGCAGGCATGGGTGGAGGAACAGGTACTGGTGCAAGTCCTGAAATAGCTAGAATGGCTAAAGAACAAGGCGCACTAACATTAGCTGTCATCACTACCCCCTTCGAATTTGAAGGACATAAAAGAATGCGTGTTGCCAAACAAGGTTTGGAAGAATTAAAAAAACACGTTGATGGATATATTATTGTAAGCAATGAAAAATTAATAAATGCATTCGGTGAATTACCATTGAATGACAGTTGAAAATATTCGAACAAAACATTAAAACAATTGATTCGTTCAATTATTGATATTACAACAATGCCTTCAGCTATCAATCTTGATTTTGCTGATTTACAAAGTTTAATATTAAATAATCCTGGAGAAATTGTAGTTGGTATAGGTAAAGCAAGTGGAACAGACAAAGCTCAAGTAGCTGTGACTAATGCTTTAAAAAGCCCGGTGCTTGAAACGAACATTATCGGTGCTAAAGAATGTATGGTACATGTTGCAATTGGTTCAAATGGGACTTTAAATGACATAAAAACAGTTGCAAACACAGTAAAAGAAATTATTGGACAAGATGTTGAGATTATGTTTGGTTATCACCAAATAGCTGATAAAAATAAAGAAAGCGCTGATAGTTTAACAGTAACTATTATTGCTGCTGGAATAAACTCGGATGTGCCTAAAAGTACGCAACAAATTCACGAAGAAGTTAATGCAAAAATATTGAATTCTAATATTCAATTCGAATCAGAAAGCACAAGAGAAATCTCGTTAAATGCTTCGAATGCGAATGATTACATTGCTAATAATTTCGCTGATACAAACGATTTCACAAACGAAAATTTACTTGAAGATGTATTTGGGTAA
- the rsmH gene encoding 16S rRNA (cytosine(1402)-N(4))-methyltransferase RsmH, whose product MIDQLHIPVLLNESIDALEIKQDGIYVDLTLGRAGHSSKILEKLTNGHLYCFDKDMSAIETGRQRLQKINNNFTIIKSDFRYLTDELAEHNVYSVDGILADLGVSSPQLDDAERGFSYSKEAKLDMRMDRDQDFTAYDVVNNYSLEQLNRIFINNADVKLAKRVAKAIVDNRPINTTLELTEVIKNAYPAAILRQKNPCRAIYQAIRIEVNNEFESLQEMLQKSLNLLKVNGKLAIITFHSIEDRIVKNFFKSLRLESETYKLPVQIDEPYKFKKITVSNTEKETNYRARSATLRVLTKLK is encoded by the coding sequence ATTATAGATCAGTTACATATTCCAGTTTTATTAAATGAAAGCATAGACGCTTTAGAAATAAAACAAGACGGAATATACGTTGACTTAACATTAGGTAGAGCTGGTCACAGCTCAAAAATTTTAGAGAAATTAACAAACGGACACTTATATTGCTTTGATAAAGATATGAGTGCTATCGAAACAGGTCGCCAAAGACTTCAAAAAATAAATAATAATTTCACAATCATAAAAAGTGATTTTAGATATTTAACTGATGAATTAGCCGAACATAATGTATATTCGGTTGATGGTATATTGGCGGATCTTGGTGTATCTAGCCCTCAATTAGATGATGCAGAACGTGGATTTAGTTATTCTAAAGAAGCTAAATTAGACATGCGTATGGATCGTGATCAAGATTTTACAGCTTATGATGTTGTTAATAATTACTCACTCGAGCAACTTAATAGAATATTTATTAATAATGCTGATGTAAAGCTCGCTAAGCGAGTTGCTAAAGCAATTGTAGATAATAGACCTATTAATACAACTCTTGAACTTACTGAAGTAATTAAAAATGCATACCCAGCTGCAATATTAAGACAAAAAAACCCTTGTCGAGCAATATATCAAGCTATTCGAATCGAAGTCAACAACGAATTTGAATCTCTGCAAGAAATGCTACAAAAATCACTTAACTTATTAAAAGTGAACGGTAAATTAGCAATTATAACGTTTCATTCTATTGAAGATAGAATCGTTAAAAATTTCTTTAAAAGTTTAAGGTTAGAATCGGAAACGTATAAATTACCAGTACAAATTGATGAACCTTATAAGTTCAAAAAAATCACTGTAAGTAATACAGAAAAAGAAACTAACTACCGTGCTAGAAGCGCAACATTAAGAGTTTTAACAAAATTAAAATAA
- the mraZ gene encoding division/cell wall cluster transcriptional repressor MraZ, whose amino-acid sequence MYGKYERSLDEKNRLVVPAKFREELGSTFFITYGFDNSIAVRSSAEWKKMEEKLQANNSLDKDFRLLSRHILSNTEELTMDKSGRITLPSRFLDRSAIKKEIVFIGVGNMAEIFAKEAYEKQEILLNDEVNFDELAQKLYEAGVKL is encoded by the coding sequence ATGTATGGTAAATACGAACGCTCGTTAGATGAAAAAAATAGACTAGTTGTTCCAGCGAAATTTCGTGAAGAACTTGGGTCTACATTTTTCATTACTTATGGGTTTGATAATTCCATTGCTGTAAGAAGTTCCGCTGAATGAAAAAAAATGGAAGAAAAATTGCAAGCCAATAATTCGCTTGATAAAGACTTTAGATTATTGTCTCGCCATATTCTTTCAAATACGGAGGAATTGACAATGGATAAATCCGGAAGGATTACTCTACCATCAAGATTTTTAGATCGTTCTGCTATCAAAAAAGAAATCGTTTTTATAGGTGTTGGAAATATGGCTGAAATATTTGCAAAAGAAGCTTATGAAAAACAAGAAATTTTACTTAATGATGAAGTTAACTTTGATGAATTAGCTCAAAAGCTTTACGAAGCGGGAGTTAAATTATAG
- the rpmF gene encoding 50S ribosomal protein L32: MAIVPKRKTSKQRKHLRRSHHALKANTYSNCTNCLEPVLPHRLCVNCGFYKGQKVAGFKAKKDK; the protein is encoded by the coding sequence ATGGCAATTGTACCAAAGAGAAAAACCTCTAAACAACGTAAACACTTACGTCGTAGCCACCACGCATTAAAAGCTAACACATATTCAAACTGTACAAACTGTTTAGAACCAGTTTTACCACACCGTCTATGTGTAAACTGTGGTTTTTATAAAGGACAAAAAGTAGCTGGTTTTAAAGCTAAAAAAGATAAATAA
- the rplQ gene encoding 50S ribosomal protein L17 translates to MANPVQLYRRNSEWRKHVERSLVTDCLVNGKVETTLARAKQLRRKVDKMITKAKKNTLASRREAAAFLRDVKAEGDRDALQYLFEVLGPRYKDRNGGYCRIIKKGFRQGDGSEMAILQLV, encoded by the coding sequence ATGGCAAATCCTGTGCAATTATATAGACGTAATTCTGAATGAAGAAAACACGTTGAACGTTCACTTGTAACTGATTGTTTAGTAAATGGTAAAGTAGAAACAACTTTAGCTAGAGCAAAACAATTACGTCGTAAAGTAGACAAAATGATTACTAAAGCAAAGAAAAACACCTTAGCAAGTCGTCGTGAAGCAGCAGCTTTTTTACGTGATGTTAAAGCTGAAGGTGACCGTGATGCGTTACAATACTTATTTGAAGTATTAGGACCTCGTTATAAAGACCGTAATGGTGGATACTGCCGTATCATCAAAAAAGGTTTCCGTCAAGGTGACGGAAGCGAAATGGCTATTTTACAATTAGTATAA
- a CDS encoding DNA-directed RNA polymerase subunit alpha: MEKMAKINYSELTSEKINDFISTFSLKPLSRGYANTLGTALRRTLLSSITSCASFAVKINGVNHEFDILKGVREDIVELLGNIRQIRFIYNEELFEAPGSFVKIYFHTNKDGLITAGDIDFPSGLEIINPDLEIAHLFEGELEFELYIRAGRGFIDFEDNKRIIREYENRFESKIKSGQVLAIDSDFSPIKKISYEVEELNSASLVIEEELKLRIETDGTVTAKDALSHASQILIAHFQVIGNIENIEEINLFDSVKIEKENNEMRSMDIEKLELSVRSINALHRAGYRKVEDLLSLTEEEFSNIKNLGKKSVDDIMNKILLFKENLNKGEE; the protein is encoded by the coding sequence ATGGAAAAAATGGCAAAAATCAATTATTCAGAACTAACAAGTGAAAAAATCAATGATTTTATTTCAACTTTTAGTTTGAAACCGCTATCTCGTGGGTATGCAAATACTTTAGGGACAGCATTACGCCGTACTTTATTATCATCAATTACTTCATGTGCGTCATTCGCAGTTAAAATTAATGGTGTTAACCATGAGTTCGACATTTTAAAGGGTGTTAGAGAAGACATTGTAGAATTATTAGGAAACATTCGTCAAATTCGTTTTATTTACAATGAAGAACTTTTTGAAGCCCCAGGTTCATTTGTTAAAATTTATTTCCACACAAATAAAGATGGATTAATAACAGCTGGAGATATTGATTTTCCAAGCGGATTAGAAATTATTAACCCAGATCTTGAAATTGCACATTTATTCGAGGGCGAATTAGAATTCGAATTATACATTCGTGCTGGAAGAGGATTTATTGATTTTGAAGATAATAAACGTATTATTCGTGAATACGAAAACCGTTTTGAATCAAAAATCAAAAGTGGACAAGTTTTAGCTATTGATTCAGATTTTAGTCCAATCAAAAAAATCTCATATGAAGTAGAAGAATTAAACTCAGCTTCATTAGTTATTGAAGAAGAATTAAAATTACGTATCGAAACAGACGGTACTGTGACAGCGAAAGATGCACTATCACACGCTTCACAAATCTTAATAGCTCATTTCCAAGTAATTGGAAATATCGAAAACATTGAAGAAATCAATTTATTTGATAGCGTTAAAATTGAAAAAGAAAACAATGAAATGCGTTCAATGGATATTGAAAAACTTGAATTATCTGTACGTTCAATCAATGCACTACACCGTGCTGGATACCGTAAGGTAGAAGATTTATTAAGCTTAACAGAAGAAGAATTTAGCAATATTAAGAACTTAGGTAAAAAATCAGTTGACGACATCATGAACAAAATTTTACTTTTTAAAGAAAACTTAAATAAAGGAGAAGAATAA
- the rpsK gene encoding 30S ribosomal protein S11, producing the protein MAKKQKKVITSGIAHVHSTYQNTIVSFSDENGNVFAWSSSGAIGYKGTKKKTPYAAGLAAQAALEKAKEFGLKEVKILLKGVGGGKSTARKQIEASGLTIKEVKDVTPVPHNGTRPPKKILKRK; encoded by the coding sequence ATGGCTAAAAAGCAAAAAAAAGTTATTACCAGTGGTATCGCCCACGTTCATTCAACATATCAAAATACAATCGTTTCATTTAGTGATGAAAACGGTAATGTATTTGCATGATCATCATCAGGAGCAATTGGTTACAAAGGTACCAAGAAAAAAACTCCATACGCAGCAGGTTTAGCTGCACAAGCTGCTTTAGAAAAAGCTAAAGAATTTGGTCTAAAAGAAGTGAAAATTTTACTAAAAGGAGTTGGTGGTGGTAAATCAACAGCTCGTAAACAAATCGAAGCTTCAGGCTTAACAATCAAAGAAGTGAAGGATGTTACTCCTGTTCCACATAACGGAACACGTCCACCTAAAAAGATTTTAAAAAGAAAATAG
- the rpsM gene encoding 30S ribosomal protein S13 → MARVLNVEIPNNKRVVISLTYIFGIGKSSAQEILAKAGISEDIRVKDLTEEQLTTIRDIAKEYLTEGELRREVLQNIKRLMEIKSYRGIRHRKGLPVRGQVTQKNARTRKGPRKTVAGKKGK, encoded by the coding sequence ATGGCTAGAGTTTTAAACGTCGAAATTCCTAACAACAAACGTGTAGTTATCTCATTAACATACATTTTTGGAATAGGGAAATCTTCTGCTCAAGAAATCTTGGCAAAAGCTGGTATCTCAGAAGATATTAGAGTTAAAGATTTAACAGAAGAACAATTAACAACAATTCGTGACATAGCAAAAGAATACTTAACAGAAGGTGAGCTACGTCGTGAAGTGTTACAAAATATTAAACGTCTAATGGAAATTAAATCATACCGTGGAATTAGACATCGTAAAGGACTTCCTGTACGTGGGCAAGTTACACAAAAAAATGCTCGTACAAGAAAAGGTCCACGTAAGACTGTTGCTGGAAAGAAAGGTAAATAA
- the rpmJ gene encoding 50S ribosomal protein L36 yields MKVRASIKRICKDCKVIKRNGTNRIICINPKHKQRQG; encoded by the coding sequence ATGAAAGTTCGTGCTTCAATCAAACGAATTTGCAAAGATTGCAAAGTTATTAAACGTAATGGTACAAATCGTATCATTTGTATAAACCCAAAACATAAACAAAGACAAGGATAA
- the infA gene encoding translation initiation factor IF-1 — MAKDAIKMVGKVTKVHSTKNFIVELENGIEIQATVSGKMSLYNIRIITGDVVDVEMSPYDLTKGRIVYRHK; from the coding sequence ATGGCAAAAGATGCAATCAAAATGGTAGGTAAAGTTACCAAAGTACACTCAACAAAAAACTTTATTGTGGAACTTGAAAATGGTATAGAAATACAAGCAACAGTTTCAGGGAAAATGTCACTATATAATATCAGAATCATCACAGGTGATGTTGTTGATGTGGAAATGAGCCCTTATGATTTAACTAAGGGTCGTATCGTTTACCGTCACAAATAA
- the map gene encoding type I methionyl aminopeptidase: protein MIIIKNAQEIQDIKKSCQILAEVKQIVFDFIRPGVSLKEIDSIAFKEIKKRNAKPAFLGQYGFPYTCCISVNEELIHGIPSDRKLVEGDLVKVDMGAIWNGMYSDSAFTKYVGSNPTEIDLKLIKVAKDAFYAGFNAIQVGKRIGDISNAIGKVIKQNNFYTPDEYAGHGIGKSLHEDPTVFNDGKAKTGPLIRNGMVICIEPMILQRSNRTKVKKDDWTVYDPLGYKTSHYEQTILIENDEAFILTGDKI from the coding sequence ATGATAATAATCAAAAACGCTCAAGAAATTCAAGATATTAAAAAATCATGCCAAATCCTGGCAGAAGTAAAACAAATTGTTTTTGACTTCATAAGACCAGGGGTTTCTTTAAAAGAAATAGATAGCATCGCTTTTAAAGAAATTAAGAAAAGAAACGCAAAACCTGCGTTTCTTGGTCAATATGGGTTTCCATACACTTGTTGTATAAGTGTAAACGAGGAATTAATACATGGAATCCCGAGTGATAGAAAATTAGTAGAAGGAGACTTAGTTAAAGTTGACATGGGAGCTATTTGAAACGGAATGTACTCAGATAGTGCTTTTACAAAGTATGTTGGTTCAAACCCGACTGAAATCGATCTTAAACTAATTAAAGTTGCTAAAGATGCTTTTTATGCTGGTTTTAATGCAATCCAAGTTGGAAAAAGAATTGGAGATATTTCTAATGCTATTGGTAAAGTTATTAAACAAAATAATTTTTACACACCCGATGAATACGCGGGGCATGGAATTGGAAAATCATTACACGAAGACCCTACAGTATTTAATGATGGGAAAGCAAAAACTGGACCATTAATAAGAAATGGAATGGTTATATGTATTGAACCAATGATTTTACAACGTTCAAATCGGACAAAAGTTAAAAAAGACGACTGAACTGTTTACGATCCACTTGGATATAAAACTAGTCACTACGAACAAACAATTCTCATTGAAAATGATGAGGCTTTCATCTTAACAGGAGACAAAATTTAA
- a CDS encoding adenylate kinase: protein MIKNNQQLNLIFLGAPGAGKGTIAKELVKNNQYFQLSTGDMFREQIKAKTPLGLKVIDITSRGQYVSDDITNELVQNKLQTLTKDNQKYILDGYPRTIAQVEFLETLEFTKIDYVVLLEIEDQVIIDRISKRRVCPNCSATYHLESKPSKDGIHCDFDQTELIQRKDDQSDVVLDRLKVYNEQTKPLIDFYEQKGNLLRVNANQNINKVYNDVINALECVKN, encoded by the coding sequence GTGATAAAAAACAATCAACAATTAAATTTAATTTTTTTAGGAGCTCCTGGTGCTGGTAAAGGTACAATAGCTAAAGAATTAGTAAAAAACAATCAATACTTTCAATTATCAACTGGTGATATGTTTAGAGAACAAATCAAAGCAAAAACACCACTTGGATTAAAAGTTATTGATATAACATCACGCGGACAATATGTTAGTGATGATATTACAAATGAATTAGTGCAAAACAAATTACAAACATTAACAAAAGATAATCAAAAATATATTTTAGATGGTTATCCAAGAACAATTGCTCAAGTCGAATTTTTAGAAACCCTTGAATTTACAAAAATAGACTATGTAGTATTGTTAGAAATTGAAGATCAAGTCATTATTGATAGGATCTCAAAACGTCGTGTTTGTCCAAATTGTTCTGCAACATACCACTTAGAATCAAAACCTTCAAAAGATGGTATTCATTGTGATTTTGATCAAACCGAGCTTATTCAACGCAAAGATGATCAAAGCGATGTGGTTTTAGATAGATTGAAAGTTTATAATGAGCAAACCAAACCGTTAATTGATTTTTATGAACAAAAAGGTAATTTATTACGTGTTAATGCTAACCAAAACATTAATAAAGTATATAATGATGTAATTAATGCCTTGGAATGTGTGAAAAATTAA